The proteins below are encoded in one region of Girardinichthys multiradiatus isolate DD_20200921_A chromosome 19, DD_fGirMul_XY1, whole genome shotgun sequence:
- the slc39a9 gene encoding zinc transporter ZIP9 produces MDDFSSISLLSLAMLVGCYVAGTIPLAVNFSEEKLKLITVLGAGLLCGTALAVIIPEGVHALYEEILEGVHHSHTQAGAVQASEAKGEAEAALDTTGKHEHSHEQLHACIGISLVLGFVFMLLVDQIGSAHVHNAEDPESARVTNSKITTTLGLVVHAAADGVALGAAASTSQTSVQLIVFVAIMLHKAPAAFGLVSFLMHAGLERNRIRKHLLVFALAAPVLAMITFLGLSQSSKEALSDINATGVAMLFSAGTFLYVATVHVLPEVGGGGHSHAPTGGNGGKGLSKVEVGALVLGCLIPLVLSIGHHH; encoded by the exons GAGAAACTGAAGCTGATCACTGTGCTTGGAGCAGGGCTGCTCTGTGGAACAGCACTTGCGGTTATCATTCCTGAGGGAGTACACGCACTTTATGAAGAGATCCTTGAAG GTGTGCACCACAGCCACACTCAGGCTGGGGCTGTGCAAGCATCTGAGGCCAAGGGTGAAGCAGAAGCAGCTCTGGACACCACAGGGAAACACGAGCACAGTCACGAGCAGCTCCACGCCTGCATCGGTATCTCTTTGGTGCTAGGCTTTGTCTTCATGCTGCTGGTGGACCAAATAGGCAGCGCTCATGTTCACAATGCTGAAG ATCCAGAGTCGGCAAGAGTCACTAACTCAAAAATCACCACTACTCTGGGTCTTGTAGTCCATGCTGCAG CTGATGGAGTCGCATTAGGAGCTGCTGCCTCAACATCTCAGACCAGCGTTCAGCTCATTGTCTTTGTAGCTATTATGCTGCATaag GCTCCAGCAGCTTTCGGCTTGGTGTCGTTCCTGATGCATGCTGGTCTTGAGAGGAACCGCATTCGCAAGCACCTGTTAGTGTTTGCCTTGGCAGCTCCCGTTCTCGCCATGATCACGTTTTTAGGCCTCAGTcag AGCAGCAAAGAAGCTTTGTCAGACATCAACGCCACCGGGGTCGCCATGCTCTTTTCCGCTGGCACCTTCCTCTATGTGGCCACCGTGCACGTCCTCCCTGAGGTGGGAGGCGGTGGCCACAGCCACGCTCCCACAGGAGGGAACGGAGGGAAGGGACTGAGCAAAGTGGAAGTGGGAGCACTGGTTCTAGGCTGCCTCATTCCTCTGGTGCTTTCCATCGGTCACCACCATTAG